One genomic window of Arthrobacter sp. KBS0703 includes the following:
- a CDS encoding RNA polymerase sigma factor, producing the protein MAQAASTEVAAAVADAHRREWAFVLAATVRVSGDIDTAEEAVQDAYASALSTWGPRGIPKNPGAWLTVTARRRALDMHRRAATAQRALPKLFDPEEYTEDEPGRDSEDIADDRLQLIFTCCHPALAIDAQVALTLRLLCGLSTADVARAFLLPEATMAARITRAKKKIAAAHIPYRVPAASELHERVDGVLSVVYLVYTTGHTAPSGADLMRRDLAERGLELARMLRLLLPHDRDVAGLLALVVLTDARRGARLDEHRDLVLMEDQDRSKWDRPAIEEGVALLGEALNSRPPGRFAVMAAIAAVHDESASWSDTDWQEILGLYDVLMETWPSPVVQLNRAIALGFAVGPAEGLAELDALGAVPQLARYPYLAAARADFLTRVGRLGEARVAFEEALILSENDAERRYLRTRLNELTG; encoded by the coding sequence ATGGCGCAGGCCGCCAGCACGGAGGTTGCTGCCGCGGTTGCCGATGCGCACCGCAGGGAGTGGGCCTTCGTGCTGGCGGCCACCGTACGTGTTAGCGGTGATATCGATACCGCTGAAGAAGCCGTCCAGGACGCGTATGCCAGCGCACTGTCCACGTGGGGTCCGCGCGGCATCCCGAAGAACCCTGGCGCGTGGCTCACGGTGACCGCCCGCCGTCGGGCCCTGGACATGCATCGCCGTGCCGCGACGGCGCAGCGGGCGCTCCCCAAGCTGTTCGATCCGGAGGAGTACACAGAGGACGAGCCGGGCCGGGACTCGGAAGACATTGCCGATGACCGGCTGCAGTTGATCTTCACCTGCTGCCACCCGGCGCTGGCGATTGACGCCCAGGTCGCCCTGACGCTGCGGCTCCTCTGTGGCCTTTCCACGGCTGATGTGGCGCGGGCGTTTCTGCTGCCCGAGGCCACGATGGCGGCTCGGATCACCCGGGCCAAGAAGAAGATCGCGGCCGCGCACATCCCCTACCGTGTGCCGGCGGCGTCCGAGCTGCACGAGCGCGTCGACGGCGTGCTGTCCGTCGTCTACCTGGTGTACACCACCGGGCACACGGCCCCGTCAGGAGCAGACCTGATGCGCCGTGATCTCGCGGAACGCGGCCTTGAGCTCGCGAGAATGCTCCGGCTCCTGCTTCCCCACGACCGCGACGTCGCCGGGCTCCTGGCTCTCGTTGTGCTCACCGACGCTCGCAGGGGCGCCCGGCTCGATGAACACCGGGACCTCGTGCTGATGGAGGACCAGGACCGGTCGAAATGGGACCGGCCGGCCATCGAAGAAGGGGTGGCGCTCCTGGGCGAGGCGTTGAACTCGCGGCCCCCGGGCCGCTTCGCCGTCATGGCGGCGATCGCGGCCGTCCATGACGAGAGCGCGTCGTGGTCCGACACTGACTGGCAGGAGATCCTGGGGCTCTACGACGTGCTCATGGAGACGTGGCCATCTCCCGTTGTCCAACTCAACCGGGCCATAGCCCTCGGCTTTGCGGTGGGCCCGGCGGAAGGTTTGGCGGAGCTGGATGCGCTAGGTGCCGTGCCCCAGCTGGCCCGCTACCCATATTTGGCCGCCGCACGCGCCGACTTCCTGACCCGGGTGGGCCGTCTCGGCGAGGCGCGGGTCGCCTTCGAGGAGGCGTTGATCCTCAGTGAGAACGACGCCGAACGGCGCTACCTCCGGACCCGGCTGAACGAACTGACGGGTTGA
- a CDS encoding YciI family protein codes for MSKYLVLIFQDEAAKQSDGEDMSAPYQEFQQRRGTSLLNGAALQPPSTATSIRRDGAGGFSVTDGPFAESKETLGGYYLIEADDLDEALEIAKEVPAGIGVEVRPVRMVS; via the coding sequence ATGTCAAAGTATCTGGTCCTGATCTTCCAGGACGAAGCGGCGAAACAATCCGACGGCGAGGACATGAGCGCGCCTTACCAGGAGTTCCAGCAGCGCCGCGGCACGTCCCTGCTCAACGGGGCCGCACTGCAGCCACCTTCGACGGCGACGTCCATCCGGCGCGACGGAGCGGGTGGATTCTCGGTCACGGATGGTCCTTTCGCCGAGTCGAAGGAAACGCTGGGCGGCTACTACCTGATCGAGGCAGACGACCTTGACGAGGCGCTGGAGATCGCCAAGGAGGTTCCCGCCGGCATCGGGGTAGAGGTCCGGCCCGTGCGAATGGTCAGCTGA
- a CDS encoding class I SAM-dependent methyltransferase, producing MHVVESPPAIVSLRSAPGHLEWIYITTDTPAPVGIPTPVPNPSRTAAVDDPAVVTWAEAGGSMTARWRSANGRPAPTRVEVVSDSLTADDANRMASQGIAMLWHGDFHNARQILNAMDRRMGAGKKETAATPADRFYRHRQSRSHRARVLGLLLIPLDPGPVVPLRRAPDIRQAAAEAYGDIGESSIVSLHELVGAIGAHEWRRNGVHVDALQGRIHPHYGTFFPTRSEYVDLVAAAALPSDTLAFDVGTGTGVLAAVLARRGVHRVVATDNEPRAIACAAENFRNLGVQDRAEAVLTDMFPPGRAPLIVCNPPWIPATPHSTLDNAVYDPGSRMLFRFLNELTDHLEPGGEGWLVLSDLAEHLGLRTRDDLLTAITAAGLKVVERLDTKPTHPKASDRDDPLFEARTAEVTSLWRLVCR from the coding sequence ATGCACGTCGTGGAATCGCCGCCCGCAATCGTCAGTCTCCGATCCGCCCCCGGACACTTGGAATGGATCTATATCACTACTGACACGCCAGCTCCCGTGGGAATCCCGACGCCGGTCCCCAATCCCTCGCGCACAGCTGCGGTGGATGATCCCGCCGTCGTGACCTGGGCCGAGGCCGGTGGCAGCATGACCGCGCGATGGCGTTCTGCCAACGGCAGGCCGGCGCCGACGCGCGTCGAAGTGGTCTCCGACTCTCTTACGGCCGATGATGCGAACCGGATGGCGTCACAGGGGATCGCGATGCTCTGGCACGGTGACTTCCACAACGCGCGGCAGATCCTCAACGCCATGGACCGGCGGATGGGCGCCGGAAAGAAAGAGACCGCAGCAACTCCGGCCGATAGGTTCTACCGGCACCGCCAGTCCCGCTCGCACCGTGCACGCGTTCTCGGCCTGCTGCTGATTCCTCTTGATCCGGGCCCCGTGGTGCCGCTGCGCCGCGCACCGGACATCCGGCAGGCCGCCGCTGAAGCGTACGGTGATATCGGCGAATCTTCCATTGTGTCCCTGCATGAGCTTGTCGGGGCCATTGGCGCCCACGAGTGGCGACGGAATGGCGTCCACGTCGATGCCCTGCAGGGCCGCATCCACCCGCACTATGGCACGTTCTTCCCCACCCGGAGCGAGTATGTGGATCTCGTGGCCGCCGCTGCGCTTCCCTCTGACACGCTGGCGTTCGACGTCGGAACCGGCACGGGGGTGCTCGCTGCCGTCCTCGCGCGCCGTGGCGTCCACCGCGTGGTGGCGACGGACAATGAACCGCGTGCAATCGCCTGCGCCGCTGAGAATTTCCGGAACCTCGGCGTCCAGGACCGTGCTGAGGCCGTCCTGACCGACATGTTCCCGCCCGGACGGGCACCCCTGATCGTGTGCAACCCGCCCTGGATTCCGGCCACGCCGCATTCCACCCTGGACAACGCCGTCTACGACCCCGGAAGCAGGATGCTCTTCCGCTTCCTGAACGAACTCACCGACCATCTGGAGCCGGGCGGTGAGGGCTGGCTTGTCCTCTCCGACCTGGCCGAGCACCTTGGCCTGCGGACGCGCGACGATCTGCTGACCGCCATCACGGCGGCCGGGCTGAAGGTGGTGGAGCGGCTGGACACCAAGCCAACGCATCCGAAGGCATCGGACCGCGACGATCCCCTGTTCGAGGCGCGCACGGCCGAGGTCACGTCGCTGTGGCGGCTTGTCTGCCGATAG